The Polymorphobacter megasporae genomic sequence TCGGCGGCGGGCAGGCGCGGGCATGAGGCCGCGACCGGATCCAACCGCCCCGGGACAGCAAAGCGTCTGGGATTACCCGCGCCCCGCTGTGGCTGAGTCGAGCTCCCGCCACGTCCGGATCGAGCACCACGGCGTCATCGTCGCCGACACCCGCGCCGCGTTCCGCGTGCTCGAGACCAGCCACCCGCCAAGCTGGTATTTGCCGCCCGACAGCATCGCTTCCGGGCTGCTACAGTCGTCGGCGCGTCGCTCGTTCTGCGAGTGGAAAGGCGTCGCGGTTTACTGGCATCTAGCGATCGGCGACGAACTGCTGCTCGATGTCGGCTGGAGCTATCCCGAGCCGAGCACCGCCTTCGCCGCGATGCGCGATCACGTCGCCTTTTACGCCGACCGGCTCGACCGCTGCCTCGTCGACGGCGAGCCGGTCACCCCGCAACCCGGCGGGTTCTACGGCGGCTGGATCACCCCCGATGTCGTCGGGCCGTTCAAGGGCGTGCCTGGAAGCGCCGGCTGGTGACGATGGGCCTGCCCGCGAAACTGGCTGAGTGGCGCGAAGCACCACGTGTGCGAGCGCTCAACGACCGCGCGATCGCTTCCGATGGCGGCTACGTCCTATGCTGGTTGCAGCAGGCGTTGCGCGCGCACGACAACCCCGTGATCGACGCTGCGGTGCGCCTCGGCAACGCGCTGCAGCGACCGGTTCTCGTCTACCACGGCGTGCGCGAAGACTACCCCTACGCCTCGGACCGGTTCCACCGCTTCATCCTCGGTGCCAGCCGCGATCTCGGCCGCGACTGCCGTGCGCGCGAGCTCGCTTGCGTCCAGCATGTCGATCGCGCTGGCATGCACGAGAAGGGCCTCGTGCACCGCCTCGGCGCGTCGGCGGCGGCGATCGTTGTCGAGGACCAACCGACCTTCATCGCCCGCTGGCAAGCCGAGCGGGTCGCCGCTCGCGCCGCCGTTGCCGTGTATGCGGTCAACGCCGCGTGCCTCGTTCCACCGGCGGTGATCGGCAGCGGCATCACCAGTCGTACGGGCTTCCTGCGTCGGCACGAGCCGGCGCGGGCCGACTGGCTCGAGAGCGTCGCTGAGATATCCGACGTCGCCGCCTACACCGGGCCTCTGCCCTTCGTCCCGGACCGGCTCGACGACCGCAGCGACGCCGATCTCGCCGCCCTCGTCGCCGGGCTCGCGATCGATCATACCCTGCCTGCCAGCAGCGAGTATCCCGCCGGCCGGGACGCGACGCAGGCCCGGCTCGACCGGCTGGTTCGCGAGGTGCTCCCGGTCTACGCCGCAGTGCGCAACGACGCGACGCAAGCTGTCGGCGCGAGCGGCCTGTCGCCGTATTTTCACTTCGGCGTGATTGGTCCGCGCGAGGTCATGGCGGCGGTTCGGGCAGCCGCGGCTGGTGCCCGCCACAAGGCCAAGTTCGCCGACGAGCTGCTCGGCTGGCGTGAGTGGTTCCATTACCAAGCGACCGAGCTTGCCGCCCCCGAACGCTACGGCCGGGTCGCCGGCTGGGCGGCCGAAACCCTCGCCGCGCATGCGAGCGATCCGCGTCCCCAACTCGAGACACTGTCAGCTATGCTGCGCGGCGAGACCCGCGACGAGACGTGGAACGCCTGCCAACGCCAGTTCCTTATCGACGGCTGGATGCACAACAATCTGCGGATGTATTGGTGCAAGCAGATCATCGCCATGACGCCCGACCCTGTGACGGCATGGGCGACTGCCTGCTATCTGAACGACCGGTTGAGCCTCGACGGCCGCGATCCCTCGACCTACGGCAACATCGCCACGATGTTCGGCGGTGCACCGGCCAGCCGCGACGTGCTGGTCTACGGCCGGGTCTCGACCCGCAGCGACGATGCGATTTGCGGCCGGGCGAACGGGCCCACGTGGGTGGCTACGGCTGCGACGCGGCTGGCGCCAGAGGTCAGTGTGCCGGACGGCCCGCGCATCGACGACTACGCCTGAAAGATCACTGATCGCTGTTCGTGTCGATGATCACCGGCGCGGACTTGATGACGAACGACTTGGCTACAGGAATGTCGCGGGTTCGATCGTTGACTGGAGCGGCAATGATCAAGGGCGTCAATGCGTAGCGGCACGCTGCCTGACCTGAAAGCCCGAGCTGGATATCGACCTTGCTTGCAAGCCTGCCGACAATAGCGAAGCTGGAGAGCACGCCGAGGTCTGCACCGTAGCAGGCCGGAGACGTCTGCCCCCTCTTCGACAGATCCGACAGGACGTATTTTAGATCGCGCGTAGTCGGACTGTTCGGCCCAGGAGCACCAAGCCGCGTCGCACCGATGACTTGGCCCAGCACAGTTAGATCGTAAAGCTGCCGCAAATCGAGCAGCGTCGCATCGCCCGGCATTGGACGAAGCGGTTCAGCGTCGTCGAACCGGTATGTTGCTGGCCGGCGCAGATCGATCGTCCACAGCCGGGTCGATCCTCCGGGGAGGGGCTCGGCGGTATTGATCTCGGTCTCGTCACGGATCGCGAGATAGGGCCCGGCGAGCGACACGACCGAGAAGCTGTGACGGATCGTCTTCAAGTCTGGACCGAGAAGCTTCGCCAATGCCACCCGCTCACTCTGGGCAAATACCTTGGCTGAAAACGTGACTTTTCCGTTCAGGTCGCGAACTACGATGTCTCCGGGAGCGGGGGATACAACATAGCTCTCGCCAGATCGGGCGCGAGCCTGAGAGGATCCAGCAAGCGGGACCTTGGCTGACGATGCGGTAGCCATTGCACTGAGGCAAACCAAGATCAATGCGCCCACGGGTAACTTGGCAATGTCGGTCATGGCTTCGGCATTCCAGCACCCTTGAAAAT encodes the following:
- a CDS encoding DUF427 domain-containing protein; the encoded protein is MRPRPDPTAPGQQSVWDYPRPAVAESSSRHVRIEHHGVIVADTRAAFRVLETSHPPSWYLPPDSIASGLLQSSARRSFCEWKGVAVYWHLAIGDELLLDVGWSYPEPSTAFAAMRDHVAFYADRLDRCLVDGEPVTPQPGGFYGGWITPDVVGPFKGVPGSAGW
- a CDS encoding deoxyribodipyrimidine photo-lyase, with the protein product MGLPAKLAEWREAPRVRALNDRAIASDGGYVLCWLQQALRAHDNPVIDAAVRLGNALQRPVLVYHGVREDYPYASDRFHRFILGASRDLGRDCRARELACVQHVDRAGMHEKGLVHRLGASAAAIVVEDQPTFIARWQAERVAARAAVAVYAVNAACLVPPAVIGSGITSRTGFLRRHEPARADWLESVAEISDVAAYTGPLPFVPDRLDDRSDADLAALVAGLAIDHTLPASSEYPAGRDATQARLDRLVREVLPVYAAVRNDATQAVGASGLSPYFHFGVIGPREVMAAVRAAAAGARHKAKFADELLGWREWFHYQATELAAPERYGRVAGWAAETLAAHASDPRPQLETLSAMLRGETRDETWNACQRQFLIDGWMHNNLRMYWCKQIIAMTPDPVTAWATACYLNDRLSLDGRDPSTYGNIATMFGGAPASRDVLVYGRVSTRSDDAICGRANGPTWVATAATRLAPEVSVPDGPRIDDYA